A window of Candidatus Binatia bacterium genomic DNA:
GAGCGCTTCTTCGGCTCTTCGGCAGCTCCAGGCGCCGCATCGGGACGGGGCGCTGATTTTTCTCCGGGGGATCCGTCGGCCGGGGTCCCTGCGCCGGCCGGGGTCCCTGCGCCGGCCGGGGTGCCTGCACCGGCCGCGGCACCTTTAGCGGCACCGGCCGCAGCACCGGCCGTAACCGCGCTCGCAAAGAGGTCCTCGATCTCCTCCCGTACGGCGGCCGCCGGGTCGTTCTCCGCTCCCGGCTTGGCCAGCCGCCGGCGCACTCCTTCGAGAACGCGGTCGGTCGCGGCGGGCCCGACGTCGGCGCGCAGGAGCGCCTCCTCGAGCTTCTCGAAATCCTCTTCGGTGAGTTTGTGGCCGGGACGGAGGACCGCGGCCGCCTGTCCCATGACGGCTTCGCGGGTCTTCTTGAGGCCCTGGGTGAACCGGTCGAGGAATCCCACGGAGTGATGCTACTACGCCTGGGTCTCGACCTGCTCCATTTCGGGAGATGCGGCGGTGGTCGCGTCCGGGCCGGCATCGACCCCGACGTTCGAGCCGCCGTCGGCGCCGACCGCCGCGGCGTCGCCGTTCTCCGAAGCCGCGGCGGCTTCTTCGATGTCGCCCTCTTCGCGATTCCACCGCACGGAGACGATCTTGGACACGCCCGGCTCCTGCATCGTGACGCCGTACAGGATGTCCGCGACCTCCATCGTCTTCTTGTTGTGCGTGACGACGATGAACTGGGTCTTCTGGCTGAAGTCGCGAAGCAGGCGGACGAAGCGGTCCACGTTGGCGTCGTCGAGCGGCGCGTCCACTTCGTCGAGGATGCAGAAGGGGGACGGCTTCACGAGGTAGATGGCGAACAGGAGCGCGATGGCGGTGAGCGCCTTCTCGCCTCCCGACAGCAGCGAGATCGACTGCGGCTTCTTCCCGCGCGGGCGCGCCATGATCTCGATCTCGGCCTCGAGCGGGTCGTCGCCGGTCAGCATCAGCGCGGCCTCGCCCCCTTCGAACAGCGTGGTGAAGACGGTGCGGAAATGCCCGCTTACTTCCTCGAAGGTCTTGAGGAAGAGCTCCGACGCGGTCTGGTTGATCTTCTCGATCGCCTCCAGGAGCTGCTGGCGCGCGTCGTCCAGATCCTTGCGCTGGCCCGTGAGGAAGTTGAGCCGTTGCCGGCGCTCTTCGTAGTCCTGGACGGCGAGGAGGTTCACGGGACCGAGTCCGCGGAGCTTTTCTTGTAGCATGCGCAGACGTTCGCGGCGCGCCACGGGGGAGGCGGGTTCCGTGGTCCCTGAAAGATTCGCCGTCGGCGGCTCCGCCGCCTCGGCGGACATCTCGGCGGACATCTCGGCGGACATCTCGATCGGGGCTTCCACGATCGCCTCGTCCGGCACGACCCCCTCCTCGACATCCGCGACGTCGATCTCCTCGATCTCGACCCCTGCGTCGCCCTCGGCGGGCAGCGCCGGCACGTAGGCGGCGAGGTCCAGCTCGTACTCGTTCCAGATCCGCTCGATCAGCCGGCGCGCGGCGCCTTCGGATTCGGTCTGCTCCAGCTCGATCCGATGGAGCCGCTCGGTCAACTCCTGGTGCTCGCGGCGGAAGTCCCGCGTGCGCGTCTCGATGTCGTCGACGTTCCCCTTCACCGCGCCGAAGCGCTCGCGCGTGCCGTGCAGCACGAGCTCCTTCTCCGCCTTGAGCCGGATCTCTTCGGCCAGCTCTTCTTCCCGGCGCGCGCACAGGGTCGTCGCCTCTTCGATCCGTCGCTCCGTCTCGGCCGCCTCCTCGTCGCGGCTCTTGATGTCGCGCTCCGCCTCGTCGGCGCTCTGGCGCATCCGCTCGATCTCGCGCTTGGCCAGGTCGAACGCGGCGCGCGAGCGCGCGGCGTCGATCCGCGTCTCGGCATGCTGCGCGGTCAGGCGGTCCCGCTCCTGCTCGGTGGCCCGGAACTCCGCCTCCTCCCGCGCCAGGATGTCGTCCACGCGGCCGCGTTCGGCCTCGGCGCTCCGGAGCTTCTCCTCGGCCACCTCCGCCTCGGCGCGCGTGCGGGCCGCCTCATCCTCCAGCGAGCGAAGCGCGTCGGCAAGCGACTTGGAGGCCTTGGCCATGGCGTCGCCCCGGATGGTCTGCTCGGCGCGGCGGCCCTCCAGCGCGCGGTGCGACTCTTCGACCGACACGAGCGACCGGGCGGCGGCTTCCTGGGCCGCCTGCGCTTCGGCGCGCTCGGCGCGGAGCTTCTCCGAGGCGCCCAGCGTCTCGGCGAGCGCGGCCGAGGAGCGCTCGATCGCCGCCGCCAGCTCGATCAGCTCGTCCTCCCGCCGCAGCACCGATCCGGCGCGCGTCGCGCCGCTGCCGCCATGGATGATCCCCGGGGCGACGATCCGCTCCCCGGTCTCGGTCACGAAGTGGAGCCGATGCTCGGGGTGTTTCAAGATCAGGTCGAGGCCGGTGCGCACCGAGTCGACGACGATGATCCCGGAGAGCAGGAACGACGCGAGCGTGATGTAGCCGGGCTCGAAGCGCACGTGCTCGATCAGGGGTCCCCGGACGCCGGGCGCGCTCAGCACCTCTTCGGGAATGGCAGCGACGCGCGCGCGGGAGATCCGGTCGAGCGCGATGAACGTCGCGCGCCCCTCGCCGCTCTCTTCGAGGGCCGTCAGGGCGGCGAGCGCGGCGTCGGTCCGCTCGGCCACGATGAACTGGACCGCCTCGCCCAGCGCCGCTTCGAGGGCGACCAGCCATTCACCCGAGGCGTGGAGCACGTCGCCCACGGTGCCGAGGATCCGGTCGGGGCGGGTCTTCCCCGCCACCAGCCACCGCACCGAGGCGTCGTAGCCCTCGTAGCTGTTCTTCAGCTCGGTCAGCGTGGCGTGCCGCGACTCGAGCGCCGCGTGCGCCTCGCGGGCGCGCTTCTCCGTCTCGTCCTGCGCGAAGAGCCGCCGCTCCACCTCGGCGATCGCCTCGACCGCCCGCTGGACGCCGCGCTTGGCCTCCTCGACGCCGAGCGCCGACGCCTCGATCGAGCGGGCGACGTCGGCCAGCGTGGCGCGGAGCGTCTCCTCCTCGTTCGCGATCGACGAGAGCTGGGCCGCGAGCTCGTCCTTCCGGCGGCTCAGGTCCTCTTCCTTGGTCCGGAGCGAGCGCGCGCTCGATTCCTGCTCCACGCGGGCCTGGAAGAGATCGAGCGAGAGCTGCTTCCGAGTCCCGAGCGCGGCGCGGCGCTCTTCGAGCACCGGGCCGAGCTGCGCGAGCCGCAGCGCCAGCGCCTCTTCCTCGGCCCCCTTCTCGGCCTGCACCTGCTCGAGACGCACCTGCTCCTCGGCCAGGCGCACCGCGGCGGCGCGCACCTCTTCGACGCTGGCGCGCAGGCGGCTGGATTCCGAGCGCGCGTGCTCCAGCTTCTCGACCAGGTTCGACCGGCGCTCGCGAAGCACGGCGACCTCGTTCAGGAGCGCCGCACCCCGCGCCTCGTGCTCGCTCAGCGCCTCCTGCGCGAGCCGCACCTCACCCTCGCGCTTCAACAGCTCGAGCTTCAGCTCCTCCAGCTCGGCCTCGTGGCGCGCGAGGTGTCCGGCGCGCTCCGCCCGGCGCTGGTCCAGCGCCAGCCGCTCCGCCCGAAGCCCGCCCGAGCCCGACGTCAGCCGGTCGTGCTCCTCCTTGGCGAGACCGAGATCGATGGAGCGGATCTCGTCCTTCAGCCGGCCGTACTTCCGCGCTTTCCCCACCTGGCGCGCGAGCGAGCGCACCTCGCGCTCGATCTCGCCCACGACGTCGTTCACGCGCGTCAGGTCGGTCAGGGTGAGGTCCAGCTTCTGCAGCGCCTCTTTCTTCCGCGTCTTGTAGCGCATGATCCCGGCCGCTTCCTCGAACAGGAAGCGCCGGTGGCCGCTCTCGTCGGAGAGGACGTTGTCGACCATGCCGCGCTCGATCAGCGAATAGGCGTGGGAGCCCATGCCGGTGTCGAGGAAGAGATCGCGCACGTCGCGCAGGCGGCAGAGGCTCTTGTTGATGAAGTACTCGCTCTGCGCGTTCCGGAAGGTGCGCCGCGCGATGGCGAGCTCGGTGTACTCCGAGGGGAGCACGCCGCGGTTGTTGAACATGGTGAGCGAGACCTCGGCCATGCCGAGCGGCTTCCGCTGCGCCGAGCCGGTGAAGATCACGTCCTCGAGCGTGTCCCCGCGCAGGTGGCGCATGTTCTGCTCGCCCAGCACCCAGCGGATCGCCTCGACGATGTTCGTCTTGCCGCTGCCGTTGGGGCCGACCACCGCCGTGATCCCGGGGCCGAAGTCGACGCGGACGCGCTGCGGGAAGGATTTGAAGCCCTGGATGTCGAGTCGCTTGAGGAACACGTCCTACCTCTTCGTTTGCGGGTAGCTCTCCGCGCGGTCGACCGCGCCGGTCTTGAGGAGCCACTGGGCGTAGGTGGCCGCCTCGGCTTCGGTCGCGAACCGCCCCACGAACACGCGATACCAGGCGCCCCCGGGAGGGGGCGGATCGAACCAGGCGTCCAGCTTCTTCGCGCGGAGCGCCGCCACGATCTCCTTCACCTTGGTCTCGGTGCGGAACGAGGCGACGTGGACGCGGAACGGCTTGGCCGCGTCGGCCGCGCCGGACCCGAGGCCGGGAAGCGAGCCCGCGCCGGTGCCGCCGAGCCCCGCGCGAAGCGCCTCGCGTGCGGGAGGGCGGCTTGCCACCGGGGGCGACGATGCGGGCGGCGTCGCGGGCGCGGCCGCCTGGGGCGGCGCGGACGTCCCCGTTCCGGGCGTCTCCGCGCTCTGGAACTCCTTGCCCATCGCGGTGACCGACCCGATCTGGCCGGAGCCCGGCGTCGCCGGAGCGCCGACCATGGCCGAGGGATCGTCGAGGTTGCCCCCCTCATCGGTCGCCGGCGTCACCGGCTCCTCGCCCGCGGGCTGGTTCGCCTGCACCGATCCCCGCGGCGGAGCGGGGCGCCTGGAGAGGAGCGCCGAAAGACCTCCGGCCACGAGCGCCAGCCCGAGCACCGCCCCCACGAGGATACCGAGGTTGCCGCGCCGGGCGGTCGGCTTCTTCTCGACGATCCCCCGGCGCACGTCGCGCTCGAGGGCCGCCTCCAGATCGCGCTCGGCGCCCCGGTCTTCCACGCGGGTCGCCCGCGCGGCCGGGGCGGCGGGCGCGGGGGCCGCGGCGCGAGCCACCTCCGCGGCGTAGAGCGCGGCCGAGGCCTCCCGCTCCCAGGCGGGAGGCTCCGCGGGGGCGAGCGCGGGCGAGACCGCGGCCGGAGCGAGGGCGGGCGCGCCGACGCTCGGGGCCGATGCGGCCTCGACCCGGCGCGCCGCGGGAGCGTCGGCCGGCTCGATCCCGACGCAGCCGATCATCGGCGCGTCCGAGGCCCACAGCTCGAGGAAGGCGTCGCGCAGGTCGGCGCGTCCGATCCGCTCGGTGGCGGCGGCCAGGATCACGGCGTCCATCTTCTTGGAGAGCTTGCCGGTGAAGCCGCGGCGGTCGAGGAGCGGCGCGGAGTAGATCGCCACGTCCACGCAGGAAGCGAAGACGCGCCCCGCCCGCACCCAGTCGGGATGCTCGGCGATGCGCGACTCTTCGGGCGGGTGGCTCCCGGGACCAATCAGCCAGAGCTTGTCGGCCACGATCTCCCAGGCGACGCGCCCGAACGAGCAGCCGTATTCCAGGACGTCCACCAGCCCCTCGTTCGGATGGCTGGGCGGACGGGAGACGGTCGGATTCCAGAAATCGAGGTCGATCACGGCGACGCGGAGGCCGCGGCGACTCCACTCGCGCGCGAGACAGAGCGCGGTGGCGAAGCATTCGGGATCGTGCGGGAAGCCGGCGACCAGGAGGGAGCGGAGCGTCAGCGATCGGCGGGTCTCGTTGAGGCTGTCGACGACGGGGCCGAGCACCTCGGCGCCGGAGGAGATGTCGAGGAGCTGGGCCAGGCCCGCCCCCGCCGGCACCGGACGCACGCGCGCCGAGCCCAGGAGGGGCAAATTCACCTCGCGCGCGAAATCCGTGGGGTTCGCGTAGCGCTCCGGATAGGTCTCCACCGCCGCCATCTACCCTTCCTCGTCGAGGACCCGAGCCACCGCAGCGACCAACCGGGGGAGATCGCGCCCCGGCACCGTACGCATGTCCAGCAGAACCCTTCCCGCTTCGATACGGGCCAGCACCGGATCGGGCCCCAGCCGAAGCGCGCGAGCGAGGGTTTCCGCGCGGCCGCGAGGCGCCCGTAGCGCCAGCGCGAAGGACGGCACACGCGCGAGCGGCATGGCGCCGCCCCCCACTTCGCCGCTGCAAGGTATCACCTCCGCGCCGGTCCGCCTAGCGCGTTCCGCTCCCAAAGCGCGCCACGCGCGCCGGGCGCGGGCGCGTACGGAGGCGGCGGGCTCGCCGAGCATGCGAAGCACCGGAATCGCGGCCTCGCGGCGCTCGGGATCGCGGTAGATCCGGAGCGTGGTCTCGAGCGCGGCGAGGGTCATCTTGTCCACCCGCAGCGCGCGCGTCATGGGATTGGCCCGGCACGCCGCGATCAGCTTCTTGGTCCCGGCGAGGATTCCCGCCTGGGGCCCGCCGAGCAGCTTGTCGCCGCTCGCGCACGCGAGCGGCACGCCCTGCGCCATCGCCTCGGCGAGGCGCGGCTCCTCGGGGAGCCCGTACGGCCGGAAATCCACGAGCGCGCCGCTCCCCACGTCCTCGAGCAGCGGGACCTTCTTCCGGCGGGCCAGGCGGACCAGGTCCTCGCGGGAGACCTCCTGGGAAAAGCCGACGATGGCGAAGTTGCTCGGGTGAACCCGGAGGATCGCGCCGGTCGCCTTGCCGATCGCGCGGTCGTAGTCGGCGAGCCTCGTCTTGTTCGTCGTGCCCACCTCGCGGAGGCGCGCCCCGGCGCGCTCCAGGATCTCCGGAATCCGGAAGGACCCCCCGATCTCGACCAGCTGACCGCGCGAGACCACGGCCTCGCGGTCGCGCGCCAGCGTGTTCAGGGCCAGGAGCATCGCGGCCGCGTTGTTGTTCACGACGAGCGCCGCCGGGGCGCCCAGGATCTCCCGGAGAAGCGGCTCCAGGTGCGCCATGCGCGAGCCGCGCGAGCCGGAATCCAGCTCCAGCTCCAGGTTCGAGTAGCGGCGGGCCGCATCGGCGGCCGCGAGCGCGGCCTCTTCGGCGAGCGGCGCGCGCCCGAGGTTGGTGTGGAGAATGACGCCGGTGGCGTTCAGCACCGATCGGAGGCTGGGGCGAAGGCTCGCCTCGGCGGCGGCGGCGGCTTCCGCGGCCAGGGCCCCCGCCGAGGGGGGCGCGGGGGCGGTACTACGGCGGATCTGATCGCGCGCGCGGGACACCGCCGCCCGAACCTGTTCGACGAGCAGCGTTCGCGGGACACGGCCGGCCAAGGCGGCGAGCGGCGCCTCCGACAGGAGCGATTCCACCGAGGGCAGCGCGCGAAGCGCGTCGTTCGTGGCCCCGCGTTTGGGCTTCACGGCGTTTCGCCTCGCGCTGCGCGCTCCGGGATCATCACGCCGCTCCCCCGAGATACGCCTCCTGCACGAAGGGATTGGCGAGCAGCGCCGCGGCCTTGTCGGAGAGGCGGATCACCCCCGTCTCGAGCACGTAGCCCACGTCGGCCACCGCCAGCGCCATGCGAGCGTTCTGCTCGACCAGGACGATCGTCGTCCCGCGCTCGCGGATCTCCCGGATCACGCCGAAGATCTCGCGCACGAGGAGGGGGGCGAGCCCCAGGCTGGGCTCGTCCATCAGGAGGATCTTCGGGCGGGCCATCAGGGCGCGGCCGATCGCGAGCATCTGCTGCTCGCCGCCGCTCAGCGTTCCGGAGGACTGGCGCGCCCGCTCTTGAAGCCGAGGGAAGAGCGCGAAGACCTTCCGCCGGTCCTCCTCGATCCCCTTCCGGTCCTTGCGGAGGTAGGCGCCCATCTCCAGATTGTCGGCCACCGAGAGGTTGGCGAACACGATGCGCCCCTCGGGCACGTGGGAGATCCCCAGGCGGACGATCTTGTGCGCCGGAACGCCCACGATCGACTTTCCGTCGAGCAGGATGCTCCCCTGGCTCGGCCGGATCAGCCCCGAGATGGCGCGCAGGGTCGTGCTCTTGCCCGCGCCGTTGGCGCCGACCAGCGTGACGATCTGCCCCGCTTCGATCCGGATCGAGATCCCCTTGAGCGCGCGGATCCCGCCGTAATGGACGTGCAGGTCTTCGAGGGCGAGGAGGCTCACGCCTCTTCTCCGAGGTAGGCCTCGATCACCTTGGGGTCGCGCCGGATCGCCTCGGGGAGCCCCTCGGCGATCTTCACCCCGTGATCCAGCACCGTGATCCGCTCGCAGATCCCCATCACGACCCTCATGTCGTGCTCGATGAGGAGGACCGTGAGCCCGTAGCTCTCGCGGATCTCGCGGATCAGCTTCATGAGCTGGAGGCTCTCCTGGGGATTCATGCCGGCGGCGGGCTCGTCCAGGAGGAGGAGGCGGGGCTCGGTGGCCAGCGCGCGCGCGATCTCCAGCCGCCGCTGGTCGCCGTAGGGCAGGTTGCGGGCCTTCTCCTCGGCGTAGCCGGAGAGCCCGAACGATTCCAGGAGCTCTCTCGTCCGCACCGCGATCGCCGCCTCCTCCCGTTCGGAGCGCGGGGAGCGGAAGACGCTGTCCGCCACGGTCGCGCCGCAGTGGAGATGGCAGGCGATCCGCACGTTGTCGTAGCAGGTCAGCTCCGCGAAGAGGCGCGGGTTCTGGAACGTGCGCGACACGCCGCGCGCGGCCACGCGCGAGGTGGAGAGTCCCTGGATCGGCGCGCCCTCGAACAGGATCTTCCCCGAGGTCGGGGCGTACACGCCCGTGATCAGGTTGAAGACGGTGGTCTTCCCCGCGCCGTTCGGTCCGATGAGGCCGGCGAGAACCCCCGGCTCGAGCGCCAGGTCCAGGTCGGACACCGCCTTCAATCCGCCGAACGCGCGGGTCACGCGGTCCAGCCGAAGCAAGGGCCCCGCGGGCGCGGGCGCGCCGGCGCGCCCCTTCCGCAGCGCGTGGCGGGGCGGCGCGATCACTTCGCCCCCGTCCCGCCCGGCTCGGGCGACGGCGGCTTGAACCGCCCGAACACCCGCGGCAGGGAGAACTCGCGGTGCCCCAGGATCCCCTGCGGCCTCGCGATCATGAGCACGATGAGGAGCGCCGAGTAGATGATGAGCCGGTCGGCCGCGGCGAAGCGCAGCGCCTCGGGGAGCGCCGTGAGGAGCACCGCCCCGAGGATGGAGCCGGTCAGGCTCCCCATCCCGCCCAGCACGACCATCACGATCACCTCGATCGACTTCATGAAGGTGAACGAGTTCGTGTGGAGGTAGGTGTAGTGGGAGAAGAGGGCGCCCGCGGCGCCGGCGAAGAAGGCCGAGATGACGAACGCGGTCACCTTGTAGCGCGTCGTGGGCACGCCGAGCGCCTCGGCGGCGATCTCGTCCTCGCGGATGGCGAGGAGCGCGCGCCCGTGATAGGAGCGGAGCAGGTTCCGGATCACGACGAAGGTGAGGATCGCCCCGCCCAGCACCCAGGACAGCGTCGTGATCTGCGGGATCCCCGCGAAGCCGCGCGCGCCGCCCACGGCGTCGATGTTCAGGATCGCGACCCGGATGATCTCGCCGAAGCCCAGCGTGACGATCGCGAGGTAGTCCCCCCGGAGCCGCATGGAGGGGAGTCCCACCAGGAACCCCGCGGCCCCCGCGGTCACGCCGCCGATCAGGATCGCCACGATGAAGAAGAGTCCCGCCACGATCCCCTGCGGCGCGCTGCCGCCCAGGAGCGGCGGCACCGCGTAGACGGTGAAGGCCGCGGAGGTGTAGGCGCCGACGGCCATGAACCCGGCGTGGCCGATCGAGAACTGCCCCGTGACGCCGTTGATCAGGTTCAGGCTCAGGGCCAGCATCACGTTCAGGCCGGAGAGGACGAGGATGCGGTAGAAGTAGGGGTTGATCACGCCGGAGAGGAACCGGTCCAGGAGCCAGACGACCACGAGGACCGCCGCGCCGGTCAGGAGGCGGCGGAGCACGCTAGACCTTCTCCGCGACGTTCCGCCCCAGGATCCCGGCCGGCTTGATCAGGAGGACGAGGATCAGGATGACGAACGCGATCGCGTCCCGGAAGGTGGAGGAGACGTAGCCGACCACGAGGTATTCCGAGACCCCCATCACGACCCCGCCGATCACCGCGCCCGGCACGCTCCCGATCCCCCCCAGCACCGCCGCCACGAACGCCTTCACCCCGGGCATGATGCCCATGAGCGGCTCGATCTTGGGATTCGTGAGGCCCACCAGCACGCCCGCGGCCGCCGCCAGCGCCGACCCGATCGCGAAGGTGATCGTGATGATGCGGTTCACGGGAATGCCCATGAGGGACGCCGCGTCGCGATGGAAGGCCACCGCGCGCATCGCTTTCCCGGTCTTGGTGCGGGCGATGAAGAGGGTGAGTCCCACCATCAGCACCAGCGAGACCACCACCACCGTGATCTGGTGGTTCGTCACCATGACGCCGCCGCCGAGATCGATGTTCTTCGGCGCGATGAGCTGCGGGAAGAACTTGGGATCGGCTCCGAAGATGCGGATGCCGAGATTTTCCAGGAGCAGCGAGACGCCGATCGCCGTGATCAAGGCCGTGAGCCGCGACGAGCGGCGCACCGGCCGGTAGGCGAAGAACTCGATCAGGATGCCGAGCACGGCGCAGGCGGCCATCGCGGCGAGGAGGACCACGACCGCGTAGACCGGCGACGGCGAGGCGCCGCCGGCGGCCAGGGCGCGCGCGGCGAAGTAGGCGGTGAACGCCCCCACCATGTAGATGTCGCCGTGCGCGAAGTTGATGAGGCGGAGGATGCCGTACACCATGGTGTAGCCGAGCGCGATGAGGGCGTAGATGCTTCCCCACGCGATTCCGTTCGCGAGCTGCTGGAAGAGCTCCTGCACGCCCCCCGCCTACGGCTCGACGGTGGCGACGTACTTGTAGGCGCGCTTCTCGATCCCGATGAAGACGGCCGGCTTCACCGCGTTCCGCTTCGCGTCCAGGGTGATCCGCCCCGTCACGCCGGGATAGTCCTTCGTCGCGGCGATCAGGTCGCGGAGCTTGGCGCGCGCCGCCTTCTGCGCGTCGTTGCGCGGCCCCATCAGCGCCTGGAACGACTTGGGATCCTCGTCGTGCAGCTTCTGGAGGGCGACGCTCAGCACGCCCGCGGCGTCATAGGCCAGCGCCGCGAGGCCGTCGGGCTTGGCGCCGTAGCGCTGCTGGTAGTCGGCCACGAACTTCTGGACCATCGGGTTGGGATCCCCCTCATAGAAGTGGTTCACGAAGTAGGATCCGTTCAGCGCATCCTCGGCGATCTCGAGCAGCTTCTCCGAGACCCAGCCGTCGCCGCCCAGGAGCGGCGCGGTGATCCCCAGCTCGCGCGCCTGCCGCGCGATCAGCCCCACCTCGGTGTAGTAGCCGGGGACCATGATGAACTGGGGGTTCTTCGCCTTGATCTTGGTGAGCTGCGCCTTGAAGTCCTGATCCCCTTCGGAATAGGACTGGTCGATGACGACCGTGCCGCCCAGCGCCTGGTACGCCTCCGTGAAGTAGTTCGCGAGGCCCACGCTGTAGTCGTTCTTCAAGTCCCGCAGCACCGCCGCCCGGTTCATGTTCAGCGTGTTCTTCGCGAACTTCGCGATCATCTGGCCCTGGAAGGGGTCGATGAAGCAGACGCGGAAGATGTAGTCCCCCAGCTCGGTGACCTTGGGATTGGTCGAGGAGGGGGAGATCATCGGGACGCCGGCCTGCTGGCAGTTCGGGGCCGCGGCCATGCTGCGGCTGGAGGCCACCTCGCCGAGCACCGCGACCACGCCGTTCTGGTCGATCAGCTTGGTGACGGCCGTGGCCGCCTC
This region includes:
- a CDS encoding ABC transporter ATP-binding protein, giving the protein MSLLALEDLHVHYGGIRALKGISIRIEAGQIVTLVGANGAGKSTTLRAISGLIRPSQGSILLDGKSIVGVPAHKIVRLGISHVPEGRIVFANLSVADNLEMGAYLRKDRKGIEEDRRKVFALFPRLQERARQSSGTLSGGEQQMLAIGRALMARPKILLMDEPSLGLAPLLVREIFGVIREIRERGTTIVLVEQNARMALAVADVGYVLETGVIRLSDKAAALLANPFVQEAYLGGAA
- a CDS encoding branched-chain amino acid ABC transporter permease codes for the protein MLRRLLTGAAVLVVVWLLDRFLSGVINPYFYRILVLSGLNVMLALSLNLINGVTGQFSIGHAGFMAVGAYTSAAFTVYAVPPLLGGSAPQGIVAGLFFIVAILIGGVTAGAAGFLVGLPSMRLRGDYLAIVTLGFGEIIRVAILNIDAVGGARGFAGIPQITTLSWVLGGAILTFVVIRNLLRSYHGRALLAIREDEIAAEALGVPTTRYKVTAFVISAFFAGAAGALFSHYTYLHTNSFTFMKSIEVIVMVVLGGMGSLTGSILGAVLLTALPEALRFAAADRLIIYSALLIVLMIARPQGILGHREFSLPRVFGRFKPPSPEPGGTGAK
- a CDS encoding signal recognition particle receptor subunit alpha, with product MGFLDRFTQGLKKTREAVMGQAAAVLRPGHKLTEEDFEKLEEALLRADVGPAATDRVLEGVRRRLAKPGAENDPAAAVREEIEDLFASAVTAGAAAGAAKGAAAGAGTPAGAGTPAGAGTPADGSPGEKSAPRPDAAPGAAEEPKKRS
- the smc gene encoding chromosome segregation protein SMC, whose protein sequence is MFLKRLDIQGFKSFPQRVRVDFGPGITAVVGPNGSGKTNIVEAIRWVLGEQNMRHLRGDTLEDVIFTGSAQRKPLGMAEVSLTMFNNRGVLPSEYTELAIARRTFRNAQSEYFINKSLCRLRDVRDLFLDTGMGSHAYSLIERGMVDNVLSDESGHRRFLFEEAAGIMRYKTRKKEALQKLDLTLTDLTRVNDVVGEIEREVRSLARQVGKARKYGRLKDEIRSIDLGLAKEEHDRLTSGSGGLRAERLALDQRRAERAGHLARHEAELEELKLELLKREGEVRLAQEALSEHEARGAALLNEVAVLRERRSNLVEKLEHARSESSRLRASVEEVRAAAVRLAEEQVRLEQVQAEKGAEEEALALRLAQLGPVLEERRAALGTRKQLSLDLFQARVEQESSARSLRTKEEDLSRRKDELAAQLSSIANEEETLRATLADVARSIEASALGVEEAKRGVQRAVEAIAEVERRLFAQDETEKRAREAHAALESRHATLTELKNSYEGYDASVRWLVAGKTRPDRILGTVGDVLHASGEWLVALEAALGEAVQFIVAERTDAALAALTALEESGEGRATFIALDRISRARVAAIPEEVLSAPGVRGPLIEHVRFEPGYITLASFLLSGIIVVDSVRTGLDLILKHPEHRLHFVTETGERIVAPGIIHGGSGATRAGSVLRREDELIELAAAIERSSAALAETLGASEKLRAERAEAQAAQEAAARSLVSVEESHRALEGRRAEQTIRGDAMAKASKSLADALRSLEDEAARTRAEAEVAEEKLRSAEAERGRVDDILAREEAEFRATEQERDRLTAQHAETRIDAARSRAAFDLAKREIERMRQSADEAERDIKSRDEEAAETERRIEEATTLCARREEELAEEIRLKAEKELVLHGTRERFGAVKGNVDDIETRTRDFRREHQELTERLHRIELEQTESEGAARRLIERIWNEYELDLAAYVPALPAEGDAGVEIEEIDVADVEEGVVPDEAIVEAPIEMSAEMSAEMSAEAAEPPTANLSGTTEPASPVARRERLRMLQEKLRGLGPVNLLAVQDYEERRQRLNFLTGQRKDLDDARQQLLEAIEKINQTASELFLKTFEEVSGHFRTVFTTLFEGGEAALMLTGDDPLEAEIEIMARPRGKKPQSISLLSGGEKALTAIALLFAIYLVKPSPFCILDEVDAPLDDANVDRFVRLLRDFSQKTQFIVVTHNKKTMEVADILYGVTMQEPGVSKIVSVRWNREEGDIEEAAAASENGDAAAVGADGGSNVGVDAGPDATTAASPEMEQVETQA
- the selA gene encoding L-seryl-tRNA(Sec) selenium transferase; protein product: MKPKRGATNDALRALPSVESLLSEAPLAALAGRVPRTLLVEQVRAAVSRARDQIRRSTAPAPPSAGALAAEAAAAAEASLRPSLRSVLNATGVILHTNLGRAPLAEEAALAAADAARRYSNLELELDSGSRGSRMAHLEPLLREILGAPAALVVNNNAAAMLLALNTLARDREAVVSRGQLVEIGGSFRIPEILERAGARLREVGTTNKTRLADYDRAIGKATGAILRVHPSNFAIVGFSQEVSREDLVRLARRKKVPLLEDVGSGALVDFRPYGLPEEPRLAEAMAQGVPLACASGDKLLGGPQAGILAGTKKLIAACRANPMTRALRVDKMTLAALETTLRIYRDPERREAAIPVLRMLGEPAASVRARARRAWRALGAERARRTGAEVIPCSGEVGGGAMPLARVPSFALALRAPRGRAETLARALRLGPDPVLARIEAGRVLLDMRTVPGRDLPRLVAAVARVLDEEG
- a CDS encoding SPOR domain-containing protein is translated as MAAVETYPERYANPTDFAREVNLPLLGSARVRPVPAGAGLAQLLDISSGAEVLGPVVDSLNETRRSLTLRSLLVAGFPHDPECFATALCLAREWSRRGLRVAVIDLDFWNPTVSRPPSHPNEGLVDVLEYGCSFGRVAWEIVADKLWLIGPGSHPPEESRIAEHPDWVRAGRVFASCVDVAIYSAPLLDRRGFTGKLSKKMDAVILAAATERIGRADLRDAFLELWASDAPMIGCVGIEPADAPAARRVEAASAPSVGAPALAPAAVSPALAPAEPPAWEREASAALYAAEVARAAAPAPAAPAARATRVEDRGAERDLEAALERDVRRGIVEKKPTARRGNLGILVGAVLGLALVAGGLSALLSRRPAPPRGSVQANQPAGEEPVTPATDEGGNLDDPSAMVGAPATPGSGQIGSVTAMGKEFQSAETPGTGTSAPPQAAAPATPPASSPPVASRPPAREALRAGLGGTGAGSLPGLGSGAADAAKPFRVHVASFRTETKVKEIVAALRAKKLDAWFDPPPPGGAWYRVFVGRFATEAEAATYAQWLLKTGAVDRAESYPQTKR
- a CDS encoding ABC transporter ATP-binding protein, which gives rise to MAPPRHALRKGRAGAPAPAGPLLRLDRVTRAFGGLKAVSDLDLALEPGVLAGLIGPNGAGKTTVFNLITGVYAPTSGKILFEGAPIQGLSTSRVAARGVSRTFQNPRLFAELTCYDNVRIACHLHCGATVADSVFRSPRSEREEAAIAVRTRELLESFGLSGYAEEKARNLPYGDQRRLEIARALATEPRLLLLDEPAAGMNPQESLQLMKLIREIRESYGLTVLLIEHDMRVVMGICERITVLDHGVKIAEGLPEAIRRDPKVIEAYLGEEA